One window from the genome of Kluyveromyces marxianus DMKU3-1042 DNA, complete genome, chromosome 3 encodes:
- the FUS2 gene encoding Fus2p, with amino-acid sequence MIKSRYSVYQINYPSNNVVTPIRTCREDNYELPNFYKSKHNPYSNSLWNTSTENREALNRIREKTANKRIREDRIESKVLSSAISETQSLVWDHETEPQAKKSYSPLDVESFSQKLYLNSDRPDSKTLSFIITLQKLCESELQYFEMLSLCLSTYKTEACYNKKFKNKLFNTAKNDELLVFGNIDTMAELSKLFSRKLLENIEKCSGYPQNGKMWNEIKSNDRICQDILKIDFASLIKSHLQRLKSTYHSYCLCHAERKMLLDSLKLQNTELFYKWYELCLKKSQFEKLEDLLELPLERLGQWGSLFENLCLFGDNLLPEPQSAQLNLVSKEFISYLRELNDELNELGKPKDKFIRENSPPTEQPRHQNSESFQQPKPSSLPGSRHDSIPDLSLPSSNCTSQAVSKSSSFYSDARSLKDRQNPMVPQNNIEDTSCNTEEHGVSLKQSMEQFNNLYTNLQKWDKALCKLELAKVLDRTLNTAIVWKNLIEFEPPNELFKPGNDDRTIYGTYVEKIDKQRQQVMILQLQDLRRKVIKPLQLLIQRCSIVKQKLVDRKTLKKEYIDYIKRQQIDKDTHDAKKEILANSFQKLHSQLTESLPTFNNYATKVVTMLVSQYTLLMMEYMKILSGGDQFLEKELQEAAASERKLGDNFDILQLFCSSRYYTRQAVRENWTAYGDPRASRPARKLFEL; translated from the coding sequence ATGATTAAATCAAGATACTCGGTATATCAAATAAACTATCCATCAAATAATGTTGTCACCCCTATTAGAACATGCCGAGAAGATAATTATGAACTGCCAAACTTTTATAAAAGTAAACATAATCCGTATTCCAACTCCCTATGGAATACTTCTACAGAAAACCGCGAAGCCCTTAATAGGATTAGAGAGAAAACTGCCAATAAGCGGATAAGGGAAGATCGAATTGAAAGCAAAGTTTTAAGTTCTGCTATTTCAGAGACTCAATCTCTAGTGTGGGATCATGAAACAGAGCCACAAGCGAAGAAATCATATTCCCCTTTGGACGTCGAGTCGTTTAGTCAAAAGCTCTACCTGAACTCAGATAGACCAGATTCAAAGACTTTGTCATTTATCATAACGTTACAAAAGCTTTGCGAATCTGAACTACAGTATTTTGAAATGCTATCACTATGTTTATCTACCTATAAAACGGAGGCATGttacaacaagaagttcaagaacaaattgTTTAATACTGCTAAAAATGATGAATTATTGGTATTTGGAAATATCGATACCATGGCAGAGCTAAGCAAGTTATTTTCCAGGAAACtacttgaaaatattgaaaagtgtAGCGGGTACCCACAAAACGGAAAGATGTGGAACGAGATTAAGTCAAATGACAGGATTTGTCAAGATATTTTAAAGATAGACTTTGCATCTCTGATTAAATCTCATTTGCAAAGACTAAAGTCCACCTATCATAGTTATTGCTTGTGCCATgctgaaagaaaaatgctTCTAGACTCTCTCAAACTACAAAACACAGAACTTTTCTACAAATGGTACGAATTGTGTCTGAAGAAGTCTCAGTTTGAGAAACTCGAAGATTTGTTGGAACTTCCCTTAGAAAGGTTGGGCCAATGGGGATCTTTGTTTGAAAATTTATGCTTGTTTGGTGATAATTTGTTGCCAGAACCTCAATCGGCCCAATTGAATTTGGTATCCAAAGAGTTCATTTCTTATTTGCGGGAACTAAATGATGAACTGAACGAGTTGGGGAAACCAAAGGATAAGTTTATCAGAGAAAATTCCCCTCCAACAGAACAACCCAGGCATCAAAATTCTGAAAGCTTTCAACAACCAAAGCCTTCTTCACTCCCTGGATCAAGACATGATTCGATACCCGACTTATCCTTACCGAGCTCAAATTGTACTTCTCAAGCTGTTTCCAAATCATCCAGTTTCTATTCGGATGCCAGGTCCCTCAAAGACAGACAAAATCCAATGGTTCCACAAAACAATATTGAAGACACCTCTTGTAATACTGAAGAACATGGGGTATCTCTTAAACAGTCCATGGAACAGTTCAACAACCTCTATACAAATCTACAAAAATGGGACAAGGCTCTGTGCAAGCTTGAATTGGCCAAAGTGCTAGATCGAACTTTGAACACTGCAATTGTATGGAAAAACCTCATAGAGTTCGAGCCACCAAACGAATTGTTCAAGCCAGGGAATGATGACAGGACCATCTACGGGACCTACGTGGAGAAAATCGACAAACAAAGGCAACAAGTAATGATATTACAACTACAAGATCTCAGAAGAAAAGTGATTAAACCACTACAGCTCTTGATCCAAAGATGCTCTATTGTAAAGCAAAAGTTAGTTGACAGAAAGACCCTAAAGAAAGAGTACATCGATTACATTAAAAGGCAACAAATAGACAAAGATACACATGACgccaagaaagaaattcTTGCCAATAGTTTCCAAAAGCTACATTCCCAATTAACAGAATCTCTGCCGACATTCAATAACTATGCAACTAAGGTGGTCACAATGCTCGTATCCCAGTACACCTTATTGATGATGGAATACATGAAGATTCTTTCCGGCGGGGACCAGTTTCTAGAGAAGGAACTTCAAGAAGCAGCTGCATCAGAACGTAAACTGGGGGACAACTTCGATATCCTACAGTTGTTTTGTTCATCAAGGTATTACACCAGACAAGCAGTAAGAGAAAACTGGACTGCGTATGGCGATCCTAGGGCAAGTAGACCTGCAAGAAAGCTATTTGAATTATGA
- the RRS1 gene encoding ribosome biogenesis protein RRS1, which yields MSVSKSKYSERPVTVEKAIPVTYDLGNLAVFDTNVLDKNALDSSNATREETLKELTRDNVQLLVNQILSLPIKTTTESAGGSSGQSASMTLVQLPEPTTELPREKPLPKPKAPTKWEQFAAKKGIKPKERQGKMIYDEARGEWVPKWGYKGSNKELDDQWLVEVDDKVKGTEDELIDPRTLSRAERKRLVKKNELQHKRNLKNQLK from the coding sequence ATGTCCGTTAGTAAGAGTAAATACAGTGAACGTCCAGTTACTGTCGAAAAGGCCATTCCAGTGACGTATGATTTGGGTAATTTGGCTGTGTTTGACACAAATGTTCTAGATAAGAATGCATTGGACTCATCTAATGCTACTCGTGAAGAAACATTGAAGGAGTTAACTCGTGACAACGTTCAACTCTTGGTGAACCAGATCCTCTCATTGCCTATTAAGACGACGACTGAATCTGCTGGTGGCTCTAGCGGTCAGTCTGCATCTATGACTTTGGTTCAACTACCCGAACCTACAACTGAACTACCTAGAGAAAAGCCTCTACCTAAGCCTAAGGCACCAACTAAGTGGGAGCAATTTGCTGCTAAGAAGGGTATTAAGCCTAAGGAGAGACAAGGTAAGATGATATACGATGAAGCTAGAGGTGAATGGGTTCCAAAGTGGGGTTATAAGGGCTCCAACAAGGAACTTGACGACCAATGGTTGGTCGAAGTTGATGACAAGGTCAAGGGaactgaagatgaattgaTTGATCCAAGAACACTAAGCAGAGccgaaagaaagagattagtgaagaagaacgagcTTCAACACAAGagaaacttgaagaaccaACTAAAATAA